A window of the Hymenobacter sp. GOD-10R genome harbors these coding sequences:
- a CDS encoding DUF3500 domain-containing protein: protein MKNLLFLAPLLLGPATPQQKAAPPAVAFSYAALIPPFATPAVLPTRVTQIVTDNATVADVVTAANAFIATLSTAQQATLLQEFNSTNVTKWSNLPVNSTNRIGLRLDALTVAQQTAALAVVRAATGTTANEGFNEIQQIRAADDNLAANGGGSTYGSGVYLLAFLGTPSTTGTWMLQFGGHHLATNITFGSGTVTGATPKFEGVEPLSFTTTNTNVLPIGTYAPLSSEQSTMLAMINGLTTAQQATAKLSQTFNDVVLGPNGNGQFPATKVGLQVSTLTAAQQALVLEAMKPWVQDSDDATAASLLSIYQNQLANTYVAYSGTGLFTSNGDYARIDGPNVWIEFACQGGIVYRNQIHYHTVWRDHARDYGGNFYTVVTGTKATTAAQAFSVYPNPTSPESSLQVKLASSARAATYTLRNTLGQTVATKSFQGNAVEVPTAGLKAGTYVLSLEVDGQAPVTHRFLVK, encoded by the coding sequence ATGAAGAACCTTTTGTTTCTCGCGCCTCTCCTGCTCGGCCCCGCTACGCCGCAGCAGAAGGCCGCGCCACCCGCCGTGGCCTTCTCCTACGCCGCGCTGATTCCTCCCTTTGCGACCCCGGCTGTTCTGCCCACTCGCGTGACCCAAATAGTAACGGACAATGCTACCGTAGCGGACGTCGTGACGGCCGCAAATGCCTTCATTGCCACGCTCAGCACCGCTCAGCAAGCTACCCTACTTCAGGAGTTTAATTCTACCAACGTCACGAAATGGTCCAACCTGCCCGTTAACTCCACCAACCGGATTGGCCTGCGCCTCGATGCCCTGACCGTGGCCCAACAAACCGCGGCCCTGGCCGTGGTACGGGCCGCCACCGGCACCACCGCCAACGAAGGTTTCAACGAGATTCAGCAGATTCGGGCCGCCGACGACAACCTGGCGGCCAACGGGGGCGGCTCGACCTACGGCAGCGGCGTGTATCTGCTTGCCTTCCTGGGTACGCCCTCCACCACCGGCACCTGGATGCTGCAGTTCGGCGGTCACCACCTGGCCACCAACATCACCTTCGGCAGCGGCACCGTGACCGGGGCTACACCCAAATTTGAGGGCGTGGAGCCGCTAAGCTTCACCACCACCAACACGAACGTGCTGCCTATCGGCACCTACGCGCCCCTGAGCAGCGAGCAATCGACCATGCTGGCCATGATCAATGGCCTAACTACGGCCCAGCAGGCCACGGCCAAGCTCAGCCAGACGTTTAACGATGTCGTGCTCGGCCCGAACGGCAACGGCCAGTTTCCGGCTACCAAAGTGGGGCTACAGGTGAGTACCCTCACGGCGGCGCAGCAGGCTTTGGTGCTGGAAGCCATGAAGCCTTGGGTGCAGGACTCGGACGATGCCACAGCGGCTAGCCTGCTGAGTATTTACCAGAACCAGTTGGCCAACACCTATGTCGCCTACTCCGGCACCGGCCTGTTCACCAGCAACGGCGACTATGCCCGCATCGATGGGCCGAACGTTTGGATTGAGTTTGCCTGCCAGGGCGGCATCGTGTATCGCAATCAGATTCACTACCACACCGTCTGGCGCGACCATGCCCGCGACTATGGCGGCAACTTCTACACAGTTGTGACGGGTACCAAGGCGACTACGGCTGCGCAGGCTTTCTCGGTGTACCCGAACCCTACTTCGCCGGAGAGCAGCCTGCAAGTGAAGCTGGCGAGTTCCGCCCGGGCCGCTACTTATACCCTGCGCAATACCTTAGGCCAGACCGTCGCTACCAAGTCCTTCCAGGGCAATGCGGTGGAAGTGCCCACCGCTGGCCTGAAAGCCGGCACCTACGTGCTTAGCCTGGAAGTAGATGGCCAGGCCCCGGTCACCCACCGCTTCCTAGTCAAGTAA
- a CDS encoding excisionase family DNA-binding protein, which yields METLRNDSTLREQQLAREALAHLTQVIAIKGADHVTLELADNHERLALPRKALELLALILSNMATGKTVSLLPTDEEVSTQEAADLLQVSRPHLVKLLEEGAMPFKKVGSHRRVLLAEVLRYEATQQAQRKQHLQFLAEQAQELNLGYE from the coding sequence ATGGAAACCTTACGCAACGACTCTACCCTACGCGAGCAACAATTAGCACGCGAAGCCCTCGCGCACCTCACGCAAGTTATTGCCATAAAAGGTGCTGACCACGTAACACTGGAGCTGGCGGATAATCATGAACGCCTTGCCCTTCCGCGCAAAGCGCTGGAGCTGCTCGCACTGATTCTGTCGAATATGGCGACGGGCAAAACCGTTTCCCTACTGCCTACAGATGAAGAAGTCAGTACCCAAGAGGCCGCCGACTTGCTGCAAGTGTCGCGCCCGCACCTGGTCAAGCTGTTAGAAGAAGGTGCCATGCCGTTCAAGAAGGTAGGTAGCCATCGGCGGGTGCTGCTGGCGGAGGTGCTGCGCTATGAGGCGACGCAGCAAGCACAACGGAAACAACACTTGCAGTTCTTGGCCGAGCAGGCTCAGGAGCTGAACTTAGGCTACGAATGA
- a CDS encoding cytochrome-c peroxidase: MTTNPFFSRAMLMLSAAVWLLAVACQKQDATPTNNLTTLPAAVPAPAGNPSSTAQIALGRALFWDPILSGGRDVSCATCHHPSKAYADGLDLSIGVNGQGLGSTRRFLTPNTIPFTQRNCTTVLNTAYNGMAADGSFNAFTAPMFWDNRAQSLEAQALLPIVTLEEMRSGRYPEAAALDSVVARLRHIPAYVTLFQQAFAESTPVTSTNLGKAIAAFERTLVTTDAPYDEYLRGNTSALTAQQVQGLNAFVATGCNKCHSGPMLSDYLPHVLGIADNPKLATSDSGVNGTYAFRTPSLRNVALTAPYMHNGMLATLQDVVNFYDQGGRNGGRAPQNPHVAARQLDPLLPGRVQNTQAIVAFLNTLTAQSYDRTVPTTVPSGLSVGGNIR, encoded by the coding sequence ATGACTACTAATCCTTTCTTTTCCCGTGCAATGCTGATGCTCTCAGCGGCGGTGTGGCTGTTGGCCGTGGCTTGTCAAAAGCAGGACGCTACGCCCACTAACAACTTAACAACCCTGCCAGCGGCCGTACCTGCTCCAGCCGGTAACCCTAGCAGCACGGCTCAGATAGCGCTGGGCCGTGCTTTGTTCTGGGACCCCATCCTTTCCGGCGGCCGCGACGTGAGCTGCGCTACCTGCCACCATCCGAGCAAGGCCTACGCCGACGGGCTGGACTTATCCATTGGCGTCAATGGCCAAGGGCTAGGCAGTACCCGGCGCTTTCTCACGCCCAATACGATTCCCTTCACGCAGCGCAACTGCACCACCGTGCTCAACACGGCCTACAATGGCATGGCCGCCGATGGGAGCTTCAACGCCTTTACGGCTCCCATGTTCTGGGACAACCGGGCGCAGTCGCTCGAGGCCCAGGCGCTACTGCCGATTGTTACCTTAGAGGAAATGCGCAGTGGCCGCTACCCCGAAGCCGCCGCCCTCGACTCGGTCGTGGCCCGCCTGCGCCACATTCCGGCCTACGTAACCTTGTTTCAGCAGGCTTTTGCTGAGTCCACGCCCGTTACCTCAACGAACCTGGGCAAAGCCATCGCGGCTTTTGAGCGCACCTTGGTGACCACGGATGCACCGTACGACGAGTATCTGCGCGGCAACACCAGCGCCCTGACGGCCCAGCAGGTCCAGGGCCTGAACGCCTTCGTGGCGACCGGCTGTAACAAGTGCCACAGCGGGCCCATGCTCAGCGACTACCTGCCCCACGTGCTCGGCATCGCCGATAACCCTAAGTTGGCCACGTCCGACTCCGGCGTGAACGGCACGTATGCTTTCCGTACCCCAAGCCTGCGCAACGTGGCCCTGACCGCTCCTTACATGCACAACGGCATGCTTGCTACCCTGCAGGATGTCGTCAATTTCTACGATCAGGGGGGACGCAACGGCGGCCGTGCCCCGCAAAACCCGCATGTGGCTGCTCGCCAGCTTGACCCATTGCTACCAGGACGGGTGCAAAATACCCAAGCCATTGTGGCCTTTCTTAATACCCTCACGGCTCAGAGCTACGACCGCACCGTGCCCACCACCGTGCCGAGTGGGCTGTCTGTGGGCGGCAACATCCGGTAA
- a CDS encoding helix-turn-helix domain-containing protein, with amino-acid sequence MENTSTSNSPRVKGFSQFDGLYGQTQAQIDAEYLFSELLETRSRSFNWVIQPHLHARLFQVFLVETGHVTFQEATRQRHLTAPVLLLIPPNALHGFRYSSNATGRILTLSKALVDSLFSNSSLLSPLLGAVQCLTSFEEPYSAGRVGTLLKEIDQELFDNQPEKRLMLRVCLQRLFLVLFRIWQQHEVMGVTPNTQALRYFRQFQQRVRQAGTTHGVAQFAGELAITPGHLNRICQEVAGQSASLLVQEHILDEARKYLIYTNYSVSEIAYLLHFKYPNYFAKFFRKHMGLTPTDYREGQQVG; translated from the coding sequence ATGGAAAATACTAGTACTAGCAATTCGCCTCGGGTGAAGGGCTTCTCTCAATTCGACGGCTTGTATGGGCAAACGCAGGCGCAGATTGATGCCGAGTACTTGTTCTCCGAACTACTGGAGACGCGCAGCCGAAGCTTCAACTGGGTCATCCAACCCCACCTACATGCCCGCTTATTTCAGGTATTTTTGGTGGAAACCGGTCACGTTACCTTTCAAGAAGCCACTCGTCAACGTCACCTGACCGCCCCGGTACTCCTGCTGATTCCGCCCAATGCCCTGCATGGCTTTCGGTACAGCTCTAATGCCACCGGTCGTATCCTGACCTTATCTAAGGCACTGGTGGATAGTTTATTCTCTAACAGTTCGCTGCTGTCTCCTCTGCTCGGCGCGGTCCAATGCCTAACGTCCTTTGAAGAACCGTATTCGGCGGGCCGGGTAGGTACGCTGCTGAAGGAAATTGACCAGGAGCTATTTGACAATCAGCCCGAAAAGCGGCTCATGCTGCGCGTGTGTCTGCAACGATTGTTTCTGGTCCTGTTCCGAATCTGGCAGCAACATGAAGTCATGGGCGTCACGCCCAATACCCAAGCACTCCGGTACTTTCGGCAATTTCAGCAGCGGGTCCGGCAGGCAGGAACCACCCACGGCGTGGCCCAGTTCGCCGGCGAACTAGCCATTACTCCTGGGCACCTGAACCGCATCTGCCAGGAGGTAGCCGGTCAGTCGGCCAGTTTGTTGGTGCAGGAGCATATCCTGGATGAAGCACGTAAATATCTGATCTACACCAACTACTCGGTGTCAGAAATTGCCTACCTGCTCCACTTTAAGTACCCCAACTACTTCGCCAAGTTCTTCCGGAAACACATGGGACTGACTCCTACTGACTACCGAGAAGGTCAGCAGGTAGGTTAG
- a CDS encoding TonB-dependent receptor: MKRLFTLLFFLTLTGAWASAVHESGAISGTVYEAGTQLPLHGVSVQLVELHKTVVTNELGQYRFVNLASGAYHMALSHLGYQALRIPATVLEDQTTTVRTNLVAAPIELGEVAVSSERAQEQQLISALDIKLRPVTNSQEILRLVPGLFIGQHAGGGKAEQLFLRGFDLDHGTDIRLSVDGMPVNMVSHAHGQGYADLHFVIPELVQGLDFSKGPYTTEQGNLATAGWVNFRTRTALDSSFAKVEAGEYDTYRAVAAVNLLGAKGRARQQSAYVAAEYSFSNGYFDNPQHFNRLNLVGKYHGHLTPASRLTLTGSTFYSKWNHSGQIPDRAVAQGLIDWFGSIDPSEGGQTSRTNLNAELVTVTPAGNVLRNQFFYSRYAFELYSNFTFFRDDTLNGDQIRQKEGRHLFGYNGSFSRTHTLGKRPLTSTLGVQYRQDITDHTELSHTKDRRETLEQRQFGDINELNAGVYLDEALQLGAHLNLAAGVRFDVFRNQYLDRLQTPNTTGHTGASIISPKLNLAYTASPGLQFYLKAGKDFHSNDTRVVVAEAGRQVLPAAYGADLGVVFKPVPRLLVNAAAWYLWLAQEFVYVGDEGVVEPSGRTRRQGLDLSLRYQLTRHLYFDADLTAAQPRVLRAEAGQNYLPLAPTFTSTGGLSVQGGRRFSGSLRYRYLADRPANEDNSLIAKGYFVTDAQVNYTHSRYQLGLSVQNLLNTRWKETQFATESRLQGEAAPVEEIHFTPGTPFFARLSATVFFR; this comes from the coding sequence TTGAAACGTCTATTCACCCTGCTGTTTTTCCTGACGCTTACTGGTGCGTGGGCTAGTGCGGTTCATGAGAGTGGCGCTATCAGCGGCACCGTGTACGAGGCGGGTACCCAACTGCCGTTACACGGGGTGTCCGTGCAGCTTGTAGAACTGCACAAGACGGTTGTCACCAACGAGCTAGGGCAGTACCGATTTGTTAATCTGGCGAGTGGTGCCTACCACATGGCGCTGTCGCACCTTGGCTACCAAGCGCTGCGCATACCAGCCACCGTGCTGGAAGATCAGACGACTACCGTGCGCACCAACCTGGTAGCGGCCCCTATTGAGTTGGGGGAAGTCGCGGTATCCTCGGAGCGGGCGCAGGAGCAGCAGCTCATCAGCGCGCTGGATATCAAACTGCGGCCCGTCACCAACTCCCAGGAAATTCTGCGGCTGGTGCCGGGACTGTTCATTGGGCAGCATGCGGGCGGAGGCAAGGCCGAGCAGCTCTTTTTGCGCGGCTTCGACCTCGACCACGGTACCGACATCCGCCTGAGTGTGGACGGCATGCCGGTAAATATGGTTTCGCACGCGCACGGGCAAGGCTACGCCGACCTGCACTTCGTCATTCCTGAGTTGGTACAAGGCCTAGACTTTAGCAAAGGCCCGTACACCACTGAGCAGGGCAACCTCGCTACGGCCGGCTGGGTCAACTTCCGCACCCGCACGGCCCTGGATAGCAGCTTCGCGAAGGTGGAAGCGGGCGAGTACGACACCTACCGAGCCGTGGCTGCCGTGAATTTGCTCGGGGCTAAGGGTCGTGCCCGGCAGCAATCAGCCTACGTCGCGGCCGAATATTCGTTCTCCAACGGCTACTTTGACAATCCGCAGCACTTCAACCGGCTCAACCTGGTGGGCAAGTACCACGGGCATCTCACGCCAGCCTCCCGCCTGACGCTGACCGGCTCCACGTTCTATAGTAAGTGGAATCACTCGGGCCAGATTCCCGACCGGGCCGTGGCACAGGGGCTCATTGATTGGTTTGGTTCCATTGACCCCAGCGAAGGGGGCCAGACCAGCCGCACCAACCTTAATGCAGAGCTGGTGACCGTGACGCCCGCCGGCAACGTGCTGCGCAACCAGTTCTTCTACTCGCGCTACGCCTTCGAACTGTACTCCAACTTTACCTTCTTCCGCGACGACACGCTCAACGGCGACCAAATCCGTCAAAAGGAAGGCCGTCACCTCTTCGGCTACAATGGCAGCTTCAGCCGCACGCATACGCTGGGCAAGCGGCCGTTGACTTCGACCTTAGGCGTGCAATACCGGCAGGATATCACGGACCATACTGAGCTCTCGCACACCAAAGACCGCCGCGAAACGCTCGAACAGCGGCAGTTCGGCGACATTAATGAGCTGAATGCGGGCGTGTATCTGGACGAAGCCTTACAGCTCGGAGCCCACCTGAACCTAGCGGCCGGCGTGCGCTTCGACGTGTTCCGCAACCAGTACCTGGATCGACTCCAGACGCCGAACACGACGGGTCACACCGGCGCGTCCATTATCTCGCCCAAGCTGAACCTAGCCTACACCGCCTCACCAGGGCTGCAATTCTACCTCAAGGCAGGCAAAGACTTTCACTCCAATGACACGCGCGTGGTGGTGGCCGAAGCGGGGCGGCAGGTGCTGCCCGCCGCCTACGGGGCCGACCTCGGGGTCGTGTTCAAGCCCGTGCCGCGCCTGCTGGTGAATGCCGCTGCCTGGTACTTGTGGCTGGCGCAGGAGTTTGTGTATGTGGGCGACGAAGGCGTGGTAGAGCCCAGTGGCCGCACTCGCCGCCAGGGCCTGGACCTGTCGCTGCGCTACCAGCTCACCCGCCACCTCTACTTTGATGCCGACCTCACCGCCGCCCAGCCCCGGGTCTTAAGGGCGGAAGCAGGGCAGAACTACCTGCCGCTGGCGCCCACGTTCACCTCCACCGGCGGGTTGAGCGTGCAAGGCGGGAGGCGTTTCAGCGGCTCGCTGCGCTACCGCTACCTGGCTGACCGGCCGGCGAACGAAGATAACTCCCTGATCGCCAAGGGTTACTTCGTAACCGATGCGCAGGTAAACTACACCCACTCGCGCTACCAGCTCGGTCTATCGGTGCAAAACCTGCTGAACACGCGCTGGAAGGAAACCCAGTTTGCTACTGAAAGCCGCTTGCAAGGTGAAGCCGCCCCAGTGGAGGAAATTCACTTCACGCCCGGTACGCCCTTTTTCGCCCGGCTGAGCGCCACGGTCTTTTTCCGCTGA
- a CDS encoding potassium channel family protein produces MTNRLNKKLEYWQNQVRESSLTVLFLGQMVLLFVVSPLSSIKVLTYSIVNGLQILLLIVASFALPARSKARGLILLCLMPMVWVFYVGSNLYIGLLLRMVGTLSITVAVGQAVFRAQQVSRHQLLGAIVIYLNLALLFMGAFIVLNMAFPDAFTTLTKAPLRPGELLYFSLTTLTSTGYGDIVPVHPLARSLANLEAVVGQLFLAILLARLVSLNSAETRP; encoded by the coding sequence ATGACCAATCGCCTGAACAAAAAGCTGGAGTACTGGCAGAACCAGGTTCGGGAATCCTCTCTAACAGTGTTATTCTTGGGGCAGATGGTATTGCTGTTTGTGGTGAGCCCGTTATCCAGCATAAAGGTGCTTACTTATTCTATAGTGAACGGCCTGCAAATACTGCTTCTGATCGTTGCCTCCTTCGCCCTACCTGCCCGCAGCAAGGCCCGTGGGCTCATCCTGCTTTGCTTAATGCCCATGGTATGGGTGTTCTACGTTGGCTCGAATTTGTATATCGGCCTACTGCTGCGTATGGTCGGCACGTTGAGCATCACCGTAGCGGTGGGGCAGGCGGTGTTCCGGGCGCAGCAGGTTAGCCGTCATCAATTACTGGGGGCCATAGTTATCTATCTGAACCTAGCCCTGCTATTCATGGGCGCCTTCATCGTCCTCAACATGGCTTTCCCAGATGCGTTCACCACCCTGACAAAAGCGCCCTTGCGGCCCGGTGAACTGTTATATTTCAGCTTAACCACGCTTACGTCCACCGGCTACGGCGATATTGTGCCCGTGCATCCGCTGGCCCGCAGTCTCGCCAACCTAGAAGCTGTCGTCGGGCAGCTCTTCCTGGCCATTTTGCTGGCCCGCTTGGTGAGTCTGAATAGCGCTGAAACCCGTCCGTAG
- a CDS encoding DUF3500 domain-containing protein, translated as MKNLLFLAPLLLGRVAPQQQAAPPAAAFSYAALIPSFAQPACLTRVQPIEGTATVSDVVTAANAFLATLTAAQQSTVLQTFNATNVIRWSNFPIAGYNGRIGIRLDALTAAQQAAAMAVVQAATGTTPNEGFNEIQQIRTADDYLVSTGSNSSIFGSNIYFIAFLGQPSTTGTWMLQCGGHHSATNITFGGGNVTGATPKFEGVEPLSFTAPNANVLPTGVTYAPQAQEAAGMLAMISGLTTAQQATAKLTQTFNDIVVGPQKDGQFPATKVGLPCSQLTSTQQQLVMNAMAPWVKDADDATATFLLTTYQNQLANTYIAYSGTGTLATIGDYVRIDGPNVWIEFVVQQGAEFRTQIHYHTLYRDRARDYGGNFYGTYTPVLGTKAAAAAETFAVYPNPTAREGGLLLKLTNPATVARYTVRNTLGQTLATKEFKGIAVEVPTTNLKAGTYVLSLEVDGKAPVTHRFIVK; from the coding sequence ATGAAAAACCTGTTGTTTCTTGCGCCTCTCCTGCTCGGCCGCGTCGCGCCGCAGCAGCAGGCCGCGCCACCTGCTGCCGCCTTCTCGTATGCCGCGCTGATTCCCTCGTTTGCCCAACCGGCCTGCCTAACCCGGGTGCAACCGATTGAAGGCACCGCCACCGTGTCGGACGTCGTAACGGCGGCCAACGCCTTCCTGGCCACGCTCACCGCCGCGCAGCAGAGCACCGTACTGCAAACCTTCAACGCGACCAACGTCATCAGGTGGTCGAACTTCCCCATCGCGGGCTACAACGGCCGCATCGGCATCCGCCTCGATGCCCTGACCGCCGCGCAGCAAGCCGCCGCCATGGCGGTCGTGCAGGCCGCCACCGGCACTACCCCGAATGAGGGCTTCAACGAGATTCAGCAGATTCGGACGGCCGATGATTACCTCGTCTCCACCGGTAGCAACAGCAGCATCTTCGGCAGCAACATCTACTTCATTGCTTTCCTAGGGCAGCCCAGCACCACCGGCACCTGGATGCTGCAGTGTGGCGGCCACCATTCCGCGACCAACATCACCTTCGGGGGCGGTAACGTGACCGGCGCTACGCCCAAGTTTGAAGGCGTGGAACCGTTGAGCTTCACCGCCCCGAACGCCAACGTATTGCCGACCGGCGTCACCTACGCGCCCCAGGCCCAGGAAGCGGCCGGGATGCTGGCTATGATCAGCGGCCTGACCACCGCGCAGCAAGCCACCGCCAAGCTAACGCAAACCTTTAACGACATAGTCGTAGGGCCGCAGAAAGACGGACAGTTCCCGGCCACCAAGGTCGGCTTGCCATGCAGCCAGCTCACGAGCACCCAGCAGCAACTGGTAATGAACGCTATGGCCCCCTGGGTAAAGGATGCCGATGACGCTACCGCAACCTTCTTACTGACCACTTACCAGAACCAACTGGCCAACACCTACATTGCCTATTCGGGCACCGGCACCTTGGCTACCATCGGTGACTACGTCCGCATCGACGGGCCCAACGTGTGGATTGAGTTTGTGGTCCAACAAGGGGCCGAGTTCCGGACCCAGATTCACTACCACACCCTCTATCGCGACCGGGCCCGCGATTACGGCGGCAACTTCTACGGCACCTACACGCCGGTGCTGGGCACCAAGGCCGCCGCCGCTGCCGAGACGTTTGCCGTCTACCCCAATCCTACCGCCCGTGAGGGGGGACTGCTGTTGAAGCTAACTAACCCGGCGACAGTAGCACGCTATACCGTGCGCAACACCCTAGGCCAGACACTCGCCACTAAGGAATTCAAAGGTATCGCGGTGGAGGTACCCACCACTAACCTAAAAGCGGGCACGTACGTGCTCAGTCTGGAAGTGGACGGCAAAGCACCTGTAACCCACCGCTTCATTGTGAAGTAG
- a CDS encoding DUF3500 domain-containing protein, giving the protein MKYPALLCSTGLLLLPALFTLPSQVREPAQRPANSLLSGLVATDCSSAKGLNRVICLTEAFKATLTPSQLAAVQRPYSKADAVRWSNFPQAFSRPQRVGLNFGSLNATQLVAAKALMAAVLVQGVPNEGYEELEGGLAADTYLGEATQQTDTFGAGNFYLALLGTPSLTGLWELQYGGHHYAFANTYKRGNIAGVTPSFRGVEPMTAVIANGKAYQPMEQERQAFAALLGSLSSQEQSTAKLSSSFRDVLLGPGRDGHFPATRQGLRLGELSATQQQLAIGAVKRYVNDLDPATAAPVLAKYTAELADTYLAYVGSGTMSQANDYIRLDGPNIWLEYSAQPSRDFPGTIHPHSVWRDRTSDYGGN; this is encoded by the coding sequence ATGAAGTATCCTGCGCTTTTATGTAGTACCGGATTGTTGCTGTTACCTGCCCTTTTCACCCTGCCAAGTCAGGTTCGGGAGCCGGCACAGCGCCCGGCGAATAGCCTGCTATCCGGGCTAGTAGCGACCGACTGCTCCTCGGCGAAAGGATTAAACCGGGTAATTTGCCTGACGGAGGCGTTCAAAGCTACCCTTACACCCAGCCAGCTAGCCGCAGTACAACGGCCGTATTCGAAAGCTGATGCTGTCAGATGGTCGAACTTTCCGCAGGCTTTCTCCCGGCCCCAGCGGGTAGGCCTGAATTTCGGTTCACTCAATGCGACTCAACTTGTAGCGGCGAAAGCTCTGATGGCCGCTGTGCTGGTTCAAGGCGTGCCTAATGAAGGCTATGAGGAGTTAGAAGGTGGACTAGCCGCTGATACGTACTTAGGAGAGGCGACCCAACAGACTGATACCTTCGGCGCGGGCAATTTCTACCTTGCTTTGTTGGGTACCCCTAGCCTCACCGGGTTGTGGGAATTGCAGTACGGTGGGCACCACTACGCCTTCGCCAATACGTACAAGCGTGGCAACATTGCGGGGGTAACGCCTTCGTTTCGAGGCGTGGAGCCGATGACGGCCGTAATCGCCAACGGCAAAGCCTATCAGCCCATGGAGCAGGAGCGGCAGGCGTTTGCAGCGCTGCTGGGTAGCCTGAGCAGTCAAGAACAGTCGACCGCTAAACTTTCGTCCTCGTTCCGGGATGTCCTGCTCGGGCCGGGCCGGGACGGACATTTCCCGGCCACCCGGCAGGGCTTGCGTCTGGGTGAGTTGAGCGCTACGCAGCAACAGTTAGCGATAGGTGCCGTGAAACGGTACGTTAATGACCTGGACCCGGCCACTGCCGCTCCCGTCTTGGCCAAGTACACCGCCGAATTAGCCGATACCTACCTCGCGTATGTGGGAAGTGGCACGATGAGCCAGGCGAACGACTACATACGCTTGGATGGGCCGAATATCTGGCTGGAGTATTCGGCTCAGCCCAGCCGCGATTTCCCCGGCACTATTCATCCGCACTCGGTCTGGCGCGACCGGACCAGTGATTACGGGGGAAACTAA
- a CDS encoding HupE/UreJ family protein, producing the protein MNLPITRLGRLPLALLLLLVSLGRIPVVVAHPMPTSVVLLTVHADRMDAEVQVPLNELQAAWGHAVNDSSARLIERLGPALRAYLAQHIHPESPDGRPWAVTVGTLTVHETQNPINGPYRELTAQVRLVPPIRANVRRFIFRYDAVIHQVVTHKILVSVRQDWARGQVADTAAAQVGVIELDVVNNLIHPLSINLEEGSVWTGFRAMVQLGIRHIAEGTDHLLFLLVLLLPAPLLVKGRRWSRFGGVRYSIRRLLLIVTAFTLGHSLTLLLGALGWVRLPSQPVEVLIAVSILVSAVHAMRPLFPGREAWVAAGFGLVHGLAFASTLANLRLEAGPMALSILGFNLGIELMQLGVITLTIPWLLLLSRTPTYKAVRVGGALCAALAALAWIIERTLLSTTPFSTVVGGIASLAPWLLVALAAGSLFSYWRSRNPRPAIR; encoded by the coding sequence ATGAACTTGCCTATTACCCGCCTCGGCCGTTTACCACTGGCGCTTCTGCTTCTACTCGTCAGCCTCGGCCGTATTCCCGTTGTCGTTGCTCACCCCATGCCGACGTCGGTGGTGCTGCTCACGGTGCACGCCGACCGCATGGACGCGGAGGTGCAGGTACCCCTCAACGAGTTGCAGGCGGCCTGGGGTCATGCCGTAAATGACTCCTCTGCTCGACTAATAGAGCGCCTAGGGCCCGCCTTGCGCGCCTACCTGGCCCAGCACATTCACCCCGAAAGCCCCGATGGGCGACCCTGGGCTGTGACCGTCGGAACGCTAACGGTGCACGAGACGCAGAACCCGATCAACGGTCCCTACCGTGAGTTGACGGCGCAGGTGCGACTGGTGCCCCCGATTCGGGCGAACGTGCGGCGGTTCATCTTCCGCTACGACGCTGTTATCCACCAGGTCGTCACGCACAAAATTCTGGTGTCGGTGCGGCAGGACTGGGCGCGGGGGCAGGTGGCCGACACGGCGGCAGCGCAGGTGGGCGTCATCGAGCTGGATGTGGTCAACAACCTTATTCATCCCTTGTCCATCAACCTAGAGGAGGGCAGCGTCTGGACCGGTTTTCGAGCGATGGTGCAGCTAGGCATCCGCCACATTGCCGAAGGCACCGACCACCTGCTGTTCTTGCTGGTGTTGCTGCTGCCGGCGCCATTGTTGGTTAAGGGGCGGCGGTGGAGCCGGTTTGGCGGGGTACGTTATAGTATCCGGCGGTTGTTGCTGATCGTCACGGCCTTTACCCTCGGCCACTCGCTTACCCTGCTGCTGGGCGCGCTGGGCTGGGTGCGGCTGCCGAGTCAACCCGTGGAAGTGCTCATCGCCGTGTCTATTCTGGTGTCGGCAGTACACGCCATGCGGCCCCTGTTTCCGGGACGGGAGGCGTGGGTGGCCGCCGGCTTTGGTTTAGTGCACGGACTGGCGTTCGCCAGTACGCTGGCGAACCTGCGGCTGGAGGCTGGACCCATGGCCCTGAGCATCCTAGGCTTCAACCTAGGCATTGAACTGATGCAGCTGGGTGTCATCACGCTGACCATTCCCTGGCTACTACTGCTGAGCCGCACCCCCACCTACAAAGCAGTGCGCGTTGGTGGGGCGCTCTGCGCTGCCCTGGCCGCCTTGGCGTGGATTATTGAGCGGACCCTGCTAAGCACTACCCCCTTCTCGACCGTCGTGGGGGGCATAGCGAGCTTAGCGCCGTGGCTGTTGGTGGCCTTGGCTGCCGGGTCCCTGTTCAGCTACTGGCGCAGTCGGAACCCGCGCCCGGCCATCAGATAA